The Burkholderia pyrrocinia genome includes a region encoding these proteins:
- a CDS encoding transporter: protein MKRKTAYGLISLAACAGMALSTGARATEGGGDTIGEGAEAFFAGALPPAGLYGLLYYTHYHASRFNDSHGNGAVPGFRLDADVLIPRVVWMSNLSVLGGRYGAYAVLPMEHLALDAGGASFDRTNLGDLIVSPALIAWGSGALRTVAAIEFVFPTGQYDAHAALNTGKNYYTARPVFGVSWLPNDKIEVSAKITYSFNSPNNDTHYHSGNLFHVDYSASYAVTPKARVGLSGYFVKQTTDDMQNGQPVAGDGFRGQAFAIGPGVRYQFGKVSLEARVVKEFFVRNRPAGEAVWAKAVIPF from the coding sequence ATGAAACGAAAGACTGCATACGGATTGATCTCGCTCGCCGCGTGCGCGGGCATGGCGCTGAGCACGGGCGCACGGGCGACGGAGGGCGGCGGCGATACGATCGGCGAGGGCGCGGAGGCGTTCTTCGCCGGCGCGCTGCCGCCGGCCGGGCTCTACGGGCTGCTGTACTACACGCATTACCATGCGTCGCGCTTCAACGATTCGCACGGCAATGGCGCGGTGCCGGGCTTCAGGCTCGATGCCGACGTGCTGATTCCGCGCGTCGTCTGGATGTCGAACCTGTCGGTGCTCGGCGGGCGCTACGGCGCGTATGCGGTGCTGCCGATGGAACACCTGGCGCTGGATGCGGGCGGCGCGTCGTTCGACCGCACCAATCTCGGCGACCTGATCGTCAGCCCTGCGCTGATCGCGTGGGGATCGGGAGCGCTGCGGACCGTCGCGGCGATCGAATTCGTGTTCCCGACCGGGCAGTACGACGCGCATGCGGCGCTGAATACCGGCAAGAACTACTACACCGCGCGGCCGGTATTCGGCGTGTCGTGGCTGCCGAACGACAAGATCGAGGTTTCCGCGAAGATCACGTACAGCTTCAACTCGCCGAACAACGATACGCATTACCACTCGGGGAACCTGTTCCACGTCGACTATTCGGCGAGCTATGCGGTCACGCCGAAGGCGCGGGTCGGGCTGTCGGGTTACTTCGTCAAGCAGACCACGGACGACATGCAGAACGGGCAGCCGGTCGCGGGCGACGGGTTCCGCGGCCAGGCGTTCGCGATCGGGCCGGGCGTGCGCTACCAGTTCGGCAAGGTCAGCCTCGAAGCGCGGGTGGTGAAGGAGTTTTTCGTCCGCAACCGGCCGGCCGGTGAGGCGGTGTGGGCGAAGGCCGTCATTCCGTTCTGA